One genomic region from Equus asinus isolate D_3611 breed Donkey chromosome 10, EquAss-T2T_v2, whole genome shotgun sequence encodes:
- the FST gene encoding follistatin isoform X2 has product MVRPRHQPGGLCLLLLLLCQFMEDRSAQAGNCWLRQAKNGRCQVLYKTELSKEECCSTGRLSTSWTEEDVNDNTLFKWMIFNGGAPNCIPCKETCDNVDCGPGKKCRMNKKNKPRCVCAPDCSNITWKGPVCGLDGKTYRNECALLKARCKEQPELEVQYQGKCKKTCRDVNCPGSSTCVVDQTNNAYCVTCNRICPEPTSSEQYLCGNDGVTYSSACHLRKATCLLGRSIGLAYEGKCITKSCEDIQCTGGKKCLWDFKVGRGRCSLCDELCPDSKSEEPVCASDNATYASECAMKEAACSSGVLLEVKHSGSCNSISEDTEEEEEDEDQDYSFPISSILEW; this is encoded by the exons ATGGTCCGTCCCAGGCACCAGCCCGGCGGGCTttgcctcctgctgctgctgctctgccaGTTCATGGAGGACCGCAGCGCCCAGG CTGGGAATTGCTGGCTCCGCCAAGCGAAGAACGGCCGCTGCCAGGTCCTGTACAAGACAGAACTGAGCAAGGAGGAGTGCTGCAGCACCGGCCGCCTGAGCACCTCGTGGACCGAGGAGGACGTCAATGATAACACGCTCTTCAAGTGGATGATTTTCAACGGGGGCGCCCCCAACTGCATCCCCTGTAAAG AAACGTGCGACAACGTGGACTGTGGACCCGGGAAAAAATGCCGAATGAACAAGAAGAATAAGCCCCGCTGCGTCTGTGCCCCAGATTGTTCCAATATCACCTGGAAAGGCCCAGTCTGTGGGCTGGACGGGAAAACCTACCGCAACGAATGTGCGCTCCTCAAGGCCAGATGTAAAGAGCAGCCAGAACTGGAGGTCCAGTACCAGGGCAAATGTAAAA AGACCTGCCGGGATGTTAACTGTCCAGGCAGCTCCACGTGCGTGGTGGACCAGACAAATAATGCCTACTGTGTGACATGTAACCGGATTTGCCCAGAGCCCACCTCCTCTGAACAGTATCTCTGTGGGAATGATGGAGTGACCTACTCCAGTGCCTGTCACCTGAGAAAGGCTACCTGCCTGCTGGGCAGATCGATTGGATTAGCCTATGAGGGAAAGTGTATCA CAAAGTCCTGTGAAGATATCCAGTGCACtggtggaaaaaaatgtttatgggaTTTCAAGGTTGGCAGAGGCCGGTGTTCCCTCTGTGATGAGCTGTGCCCTGACAGTAAGTCTGAGGAGCCTGTCTGTGCCAGTGACAATGCCACTTACGCCAGCGAGTGTGCCATGAAGGAAGCTGCCTGCTCCTCAGGTGTGCTGCTGGAAGTAAAGCATTCCGGATCTTGCAACT CCATTTCGGAAGACAccgaggaagaggaggaagatgaagacCAGGACTACAGCTTTCCTATATCTTCCATTCTAGAGTGGTAA
- the FST gene encoding follistatin isoform X1: MVRPRHQPGGLCLLLLLLCQFMEDRSAQAGNCWLRQAKNGRCQVLYKTELSKEECCSTGRLSTSWTEEDVNDNTLFKWMIFNGGAPNCIPCKETCDNVDCGPGKKCRMNKKNKPRCVCAPDCSNITWKGPVCGLDGKTYRNECALLKARCKEQPELEVQYQGKCKKTCRDVNCPGSSTCVVDQTNNAYCVTCNRICPEPTSSEQYLCGNDGVTYSSACHLRKATCLLGRSIGLAYEGKCIKAKSCEDIQCTGGKKCLWDFKVGRGRCSLCDELCPDSKSEEPVCASDNATYASECAMKEAACSSGVLLEVKHSGSCNSISEDTEEEEEDEDQDYSFPISSILEW; encoded by the exons ATGGTCCGTCCCAGGCACCAGCCCGGCGGGCTttgcctcctgctgctgctgctctgccaGTTCATGGAGGACCGCAGCGCCCAGG CTGGGAATTGCTGGCTCCGCCAAGCGAAGAACGGCCGCTGCCAGGTCCTGTACAAGACAGAACTGAGCAAGGAGGAGTGCTGCAGCACCGGCCGCCTGAGCACCTCGTGGACCGAGGAGGACGTCAATGATAACACGCTCTTCAAGTGGATGATTTTCAACGGGGGCGCCCCCAACTGCATCCCCTGTAAAG AAACGTGCGACAACGTGGACTGTGGACCCGGGAAAAAATGCCGAATGAACAAGAAGAATAAGCCCCGCTGCGTCTGTGCCCCAGATTGTTCCAATATCACCTGGAAAGGCCCAGTCTGTGGGCTGGACGGGAAAACCTACCGCAACGAATGTGCGCTCCTCAAGGCCAGATGTAAAGAGCAGCCAGAACTGGAGGTCCAGTACCAGGGCAAATGTAAAA AGACCTGCCGGGATGTTAACTGTCCAGGCAGCTCCACGTGCGTGGTGGACCAGACAAATAATGCCTACTGTGTGACATGTAACCGGATTTGCCCAGAGCCCACCTCCTCTGAACAGTATCTCTGTGGGAATGATGGAGTGACCTACTCCAGTGCCTGTCACCTGAGAAAGGCTACCTGCCTGCTGGGCAGATCGATTGGATTAGCCTATGAGGGAAAGTGTATCA AAGCAAAGTCCTGTGAAGATATCCAGTGCACtggtggaaaaaaatgtttatgggaTTTCAAGGTTGGCAGAGGCCGGTGTTCCCTCTGTGATGAGCTGTGCCCTGACAGTAAGTCTGAGGAGCCTGTCTGTGCCAGTGACAATGCCACTTACGCCAGCGAGTGTGCCATGAAGGAAGCTGCCTGCTCCTCAGGTGTGCTGCTGGAAGTAAAGCATTCCGGATCTTGCAACT CCATTTCGGAAGACAccgaggaagaggaggaagatgaagacCAGGACTACAGCTTTCCTATATCTTCCATTCTAGAGTGGTAA
- the FST gene encoding follistatin isoform X3 gives MVRPRHQPGGLCLLLLLLCQFMEDRSAQAGNCWLRQAKNGRCQVLYKTELSKEECCSTGRLSTSWTEEDVNDNTLFKWMIFNGGAPNCIPCKETCDNVDCGPGKKCRMNKKNKPRCVCAPDCSNITWKGPVCGLDGKTYRNECALLKARCKEQPELEVQYQGKCKKTCRDVNCPGSSTCVVDQTNNAYCVTCNRICPEPTSSEQYLCGNDGVTYSSACHLRKATCLLGRSIGLAYEGKCIKAKSCEDIQCTGGKKCLWDFKVGRGRCSLCDELCPDSKSEEPVCASDNATYASECAMKEAACSSGVLLEVKHSGSCN, from the exons ATGGTCCGTCCCAGGCACCAGCCCGGCGGGCTttgcctcctgctgctgctgctctgccaGTTCATGGAGGACCGCAGCGCCCAGG CTGGGAATTGCTGGCTCCGCCAAGCGAAGAACGGCCGCTGCCAGGTCCTGTACAAGACAGAACTGAGCAAGGAGGAGTGCTGCAGCACCGGCCGCCTGAGCACCTCGTGGACCGAGGAGGACGTCAATGATAACACGCTCTTCAAGTGGATGATTTTCAACGGGGGCGCCCCCAACTGCATCCCCTGTAAAG AAACGTGCGACAACGTGGACTGTGGACCCGGGAAAAAATGCCGAATGAACAAGAAGAATAAGCCCCGCTGCGTCTGTGCCCCAGATTGTTCCAATATCACCTGGAAAGGCCCAGTCTGTGGGCTGGACGGGAAAACCTACCGCAACGAATGTGCGCTCCTCAAGGCCAGATGTAAAGAGCAGCCAGAACTGGAGGTCCAGTACCAGGGCAAATGTAAAA AGACCTGCCGGGATGTTAACTGTCCAGGCAGCTCCACGTGCGTGGTGGACCAGACAAATAATGCCTACTGTGTGACATGTAACCGGATTTGCCCAGAGCCCACCTCCTCTGAACAGTATCTCTGTGGGAATGATGGAGTGACCTACTCCAGTGCCTGTCACCTGAGAAAGGCTACCTGCCTGCTGGGCAGATCGATTGGATTAGCCTATGAGGGAAAGTGTATCA AAGCAAAGTCCTGTGAAGATATCCAGTGCACtggtggaaaaaaatgtttatgggaTTTCAAGGTTGGCAGAGGCCGGTGTTCCCTCTGTGATGAGCTGTGCCCTGACAGTAAGTCTGAGGAGCCTGTCTGTGCCAGTGACAATGCCACTTACGCCAGCGAGTGTGCCATGAAGGAAGCTGCCTGCTCCTCAGGTGTGCTGCTGGAAGTAAAGCATTCCGGATCTTGCAACT GA
- the FST gene encoding follistatin isoform X4: MVRPRHQPGGLCLLLLLLCQFMEDRSAQAGNCWLRQAKNGRCQVLYKTELSKEECCSTGRLSTSWTEEDVNDNTLFKWMIFNGGAPNCIPCKETCDNVDCGPGKKCRMNKKNKPRCVCAPDCSNITWKGPVCGLDGKTYRNECALLKARCKEQPELEVQYQGKCKKTCRDVNCPGSSTCVVDQTNNAYCVTCNRICPEPTSSEQYLCGNDGVTYSSACHLRKATCLLGRSIGLAYEGKCITKSCEDIQCTGGKKCLWDFKVGRGRCSLCDELCPDSKSEEPVCASDNATYASECAMKEAACSSGVLLEVKHSGSCN, from the exons ATGGTCCGTCCCAGGCACCAGCCCGGCGGGCTttgcctcctgctgctgctgctctgccaGTTCATGGAGGACCGCAGCGCCCAGG CTGGGAATTGCTGGCTCCGCCAAGCGAAGAACGGCCGCTGCCAGGTCCTGTACAAGACAGAACTGAGCAAGGAGGAGTGCTGCAGCACCGGCCGCCTGAGCACCTCGTGGACCGAGGAGGACGTCAATGATAACACGCTCTTCAAGTGGATGATTTTCAACGGGGGCGCCCCCAACTGCATCCCCTGTAAAG AAACGTGCGACAACGTGGACTGTGGACCCGGGAAAAAATGCCGAATGAACAAGAAGAATAAGCCCCGCTGCGTCTGTGCCCCAGATTGTTCCAATATCACCTGGAAAGGCCCAGTCTGTGGGCTGGACGGGAAAACCTACCGCAACGAATGTGCGCTCCTCAAGGCCAGATGTAAAGAGCAGCCAGAACTGGAGGTCCAGTACCAGGGCAAATGTAAAA AGACCTGCCGGGATGTTAACTGTCCAGGCAGCTCCACGTGCGTGGTGGACCAGACAAATAATGCCTACTGTGTGACATGTAACCGGATTTGCCCAGAGCCCACCTCCTCTGAACAGTATCTCTGTGGGAATGATGGAGTGACCTACTCCAGTGCCTGTCACCTGAGAAAGGCTACCTGCCTGCTGGGCAGATCGATTGGATTAGCCTATGAGGGAAAGTGTATCA CAAAGTCCTGTGAAGATATCCAGTGCACtggtggaaaaaaatgtttatgggaTTTCAAGGTTGGCAGAGGCCGGTGTTCCCTCTGTGATGAGCTGTGCCCTGACAGTAAGTCTGAGGAGCCTGTCTGTGCCAGTGACAATGCCACTTACGCCAGCGAGTGTGCCATGAAGGAAGCTGCCTGCTCCTCAGGTGTGCTGCTGGAAGTAAAGCATTCCGGATCTTGCAACT GA